A single region of the Streptomyces vilmorinianum genome encodes:
- a CDS encoding transglycosylase family protein yields MRSGNGRHRRPRQAPAIVVAAGVTGSALALPLLAAGSASAADAATWDRVAECESGGQWSANFGNGLYGGLQFTQEGWERHGGLAYATSADYASRAQQIAVAEKALAAGDTQWDTCAPIAGLTNDGTAPEVDPGPAVTPAPTGPVYGSNRTEGLPAGPEAVPTQPETTRTTPAGPTTPATPDASAPSDAPISGATPETSVTPSTPAAPGTGKHRGDAAKEESGTTDKVDDSGRHAAPVDGPDAPTSDVTGGEGSNNPDTTDTSDATGIAGEYTVKPGDSLSEIAQQNELPGGWTSLYDANRQTVGADPDLIHPGQSLDLTIGLPQKAK; encoded by the coding sequence ATGCGCTCCGGGAACGGACGACACCGTAGACCCCGTCAGGCCCCCGCCATCGTCGTCGCAGCCGGTGTGACCGGCTCGGCGCTCGCGCTGCCGCTCCTGGCCGCGGGCTCCGCCTCCGCCGCCGACGCCGCCACCTGGGACCGGGTCGCCGAGTGCGAGTCGGGCGGCCAGTGGAGTGCCAACTTCGGCAACGGGCTCTACGGCGGGCTGCAGTTCACCCAGGAGGGCTGGGAGCGTCACGGCGGTCTGGCGTACGCGACGAGCGCGGACTACGCGAGCCGCGCCCAGCAGATCGCGGTGGCGGAGAAGGCGCTCGCCGCGGGCGACACGCAGTGGGACACCTGCGCCCCGATCGCCGGTCTGACGAACGACGGCACCGCTCCCGAGGTCGACCCGGGGCCCGCCGTCACGCCGGCGCCCACCGGGCCGGTCTACGGCTCGAACCGGACCGAGGGCCTGCCGGCCGGCCCCGAGGCCGTCCCCACCCAGCCCGAGACCACCCGCACCACCCCTGCCGGCCCCACCACCCCCGCGACGCCGGACGCCTCGGCGCCGTCGGACGCGCCGATCTCCGGCGCCACCCCCGAGACCTCCGTCACGCCCTCCACCCCGGCCGCCCCCGGCACCGGCAAGCACCGCGGCGACGCCGCCAAGGAGGAATCGGGCACTACGGACAAGGTTGACGATTCCGGTCGTCATGCCGCACCGGTCGACGGGCCTGACGCGCCGACAAGTGACGTGACCGGCGGTGAGGGTTCGAATAATCCGGATACAACAGACACGTCGGACGCTACGGGCATCGCGGGCGAATACACCGTCAAGCCGGGCGACAGCCTCTCCGAGATCGCCCAGCAGAACGAGCTCCCCGGCGGCTGGACCTCCCTCTATGACGCCAACCGTCAGACCGTCGGTGCCGATCCGGACCTCATTCACCCTGGTCAGAGCCTTGACCTGACGATCGGCCTGCCGCAGAAGGCGAAGTAG
- a CDS encoding transglycosylase family protein has translation MLFSAKGKHRRPSKATRAVALAGVAGVAVAAPLMTAGSASAATTSEWDAVAQCESGGNWSINTGNGYYGGLQFSASTWAAFGGTAYAATADQASKSQQITIAEKVLAGQGKGAWPTCGVGLSNASYEGGAEASTQRSAPRQERQAEQPATRSEQRTAPKAESKKTVTTPTGKKVKKGDGEYKVVAGDTLSKIAAAHDVKGGWEKLFELNKDVVEDADLIYPGQQLHLK, from the coding sequence ATGCTGTTTTCCGCCAAGGGCAAACACCGTCGTCCCTCCAAGGCCACCCGCGCCGTCGCCCTCGCCGGTGTCGCCGGCGTCGCCGTCGCCGCCCCGCTGATGACCGCCGGGTCCGCCTCGGCCGCGACCACCTCCGAGTGGGACGCCGTCGCCCAGTGCGAGTCCGGCGGCAACTGGTCCATCAACACCGGCAACGGTTACTACGGCGGCCTGCAGTTCTCGGCCTCCACCTGGGCCGCCTTCGGTGGCACCGCGTACGCCGCGACCGCCGACCAGGCCTCGAAGTCGCAGCAGATCACCATCGCCGAGAAGGTCCTGGCCGGCCAGGGCAAGGGCGCCTGGCCGACCTGTGGCGTCGGCCTGTCCAACGCCTCCTACGAGGGCGGCGCCGAGGCGAGCACCCAGCGGAGCGCCCCGCGGCAGGAGCGTCAGGCCGAGCAGCCGGCGACCCGCAGCGAGCAGCGGACCGCCCCGAAGGCCGAGTCGAAGAAGACCGTCACCACCCCGACCGGCAAGAAGGTCAAGAAGGGCGACGGCGAGTACAAGGTCGTCGCCGGCGACACCCTGAGCAAGATCGCCGCCGCGCACGACGTCAAGGGCGGCTGGGAGAAGCTCTTCGAGCTCAACAAGGACGTCGTCGAGGACGCCGACCTGATCTACCCGGGCCAGCAGCTTCACCTGAAGTGA
- the eno gene encoding phosphopyruvate hydratase, which produces MPSIDVVVAREILDSRGNPTVEVEVGLDDGSTGRAAVPSGASTGAFEAIELRDGDKSRYMGKGVEKAVLAVIEQIGPELVGYDATEQRLIDQAMFDLDATDNKASLGANAILGVSLAVAHAASEASDLPLFRYLGGPNAHLLPVPMMNILNGGSHADSNVDIQEFMIAPIGAESFSEALRWGTEVYHTLKSVLKTKGLSTGLGDEGGFAPNLGSNREALDLILEAIKQAGYVPGKDIALALDCAASEFYKDGSYEFEGKSRSAAEMTDYYAELVDAYPLVSIEDPLFEDDWAGWKTITDKLGAKVQLVGDDLFVTNPERLARGIEESTANALLVKVNQIGSLTETLDAVELAQRNGFKCMMSHRSGETEDVTIADLAVATNCGQIKTGAPARSERVAKYNQLLRIEEILDDAAVYAGRSAFPRFKG; this is translated from the coding sequence GTGCCGTCCATCGACGTCGTCGTAGCCCGGGAAATCCTGGACTCCCGAGGCAACCCCACGGTCGAGGTCGAGGTCGGCCTCGACGACGGCAGCACCGGCCGTGCTGCCGTTCCGTCCGGTGCCTCCACCGGAGCGTTCGAGGCCATTGAGCTCCGTGACGGAGACAAGAGCCGCTACATGGGCAAGGGTGTCGAGAAGGCCGTTCTCGCCGTCATCGAGCAGATCGGCCCGGAGCTCGTCGGCTACGACGCCACCGAGCAGCGCCTGATCGACCAGGCGATGTTCGACCTGGACGCCACGGACAACAAGGCCTCCCTCGGCGCCAACGCCATCCTCGGCGTCTCCCTCGCCGTCGCGCACGCCGCCTCCGAGGCCTCCGACCTCCCGCTCTTCCGCTACCTGGGCGGCCCGAACGCGCACCTGCTGCCCGTTCCGATGATGAACATCCTGAACGGCGGCTCGCACGCCGACTCCAACGTGGACATCCAGGAGTTCATGATCGCGCCGATCGGCGCGGAGTCCTTCTCCGAGGCCCTGCGCTGGGGCACCGAGGTCTACCACACCCTCAAGTCCGTCCTGAAGACCAAGGGCCTGTCCACCGGTCTCGGCGACGAGGGCGGCTTCGCCCCGAACCTCGGCTCCAACCGCGAGGCGCTCGACCTCATCCTCGAGGCCATCAAGCAGGCCGGCTACGTCCCGGGCAAGGACATCGCGCTGGCGCTCGACTGCGCCGCGTCCGAGTTCTACAAGGACGGCTCCTACGAGTTCGAGGGCAAGTCCCGCTCGGCCGCCGAGATGACGGACTACTACGCGGAGCTCGTCGACGCGTACCCGCTGGTCTCCATCGAGGACCCGCTGTTCGAGGACGACTGGGCCGGCTGGAAGACCATCACCGACAAGCTCGGCGCCAAGGTGCAGCTGGTCGGTGACGACCTGTTCGTCACCAACCCGGAGCGCCTGGCCCGCGGCATCGAGGAGAGCACCGCCAACGCCCTCCTGGTCAAGGTCAACCAGATCGGTTCGCTGACCGAGACCCTGGACGCCGTCGAGCTGGCCCAGCGCAACGGCTTCAAGTGCATGATGTCCCACCGCTCCGGCGAGACCGAGGACGTCACCATCGCCGACCTCGCCGTCGCCACCAACTGCGGCCAGATCAAGACCGGCGCCCCGGCCCGCTCCGAGCGCGTCGCCAAGTACAACCAGCTCCTGCGCATCGAGGAGATCCTCGACGACGCCGCGGTCTACGCCGGCCGCAGCGCCTTCCCGCGCTTCAAGGGCTGA
- a CDS encoding FtsB family cell division protein, with protein sequence MAAKDRDRFSTATRIRLLGEQTAARVYRSQTRRQARRSRLTGRAAFLALVVCSLVVALAYPMRQYVSQRGEIADQERRAAEAADRVEQLRDEKARLQDPAYVRRLAREHLHYVMPGETGFTVNDPDAERARRTEQGAADRPWYSHVWEGVDHADAGR encoded by the coding sequence ATGGCAGCGAAGGACCGGGACCGGTTCTCGACCGCGACCCGGATCAGGCTGCTCGGCGAGCAGACCGCCGCCCGCGTCTACCGCTCCCAGACCCGCCGCCAGGCCCGCCGCTCGCGCCTCACCGGCCGCGCGGCTTTCCTCGCCCTGGTCGTCTGCTCGCTGGTGGTGGCGCTCGCCTACCCCATGCGGCAGTACGTCTCCCAGCGCGGCGAGATCGCCGACCAGGAGCGCAGGGCCGCCGAGGCCGCCGACCGGGTCGAGCAGCTCAGGGACGAGAAGGCCCGGCTCCAGGACCCCGCGTACGTCCGCCGTCTCGCCCGCGAGCATCTGCACTACGTCATGCCCGGCGAGACGGGCTTCACCGTGAACGACCCCGACGCCGAGCGCGCCCGGCGCACCGAGCAGGGCGCGGCCGACCGCCCCTGGTACTCCCATGTCTGGGAGGGCGTCGATCACGCCGACGCGGGCCGCTGA